From one Gammaproteobacteria bacterium genomic stretch:
- the argB gene encoding acetylglutamate kinase, whose protein sequence is MSINASNIAHVLTEALPYIQRFKGKTLVIKYGGNAMVDEALKNGFARDVVLMKLVGINPVIVHGGGPQIGKVLDQIGKQSQFVDGLRVTDSETMDVVEMVLGGLVNKDIVNLINRQGGSAVGLSGKDGDLIRARKLTLTRKSPELEAPEIIDMGHVGEVASFDTAVIHTLTGGDFIPVIAPVGVGEDGLSYNINADLVAGKLAEALHAEKLMLLTNTPGVLDKQGHLLPRLSSDDVAALIADGTIYGGMLPKIRCALDAVAGGVGAAHILDGRVEHAVLLEIFTDQGVGTLIKS, encoded by the coding sequence ATGAGCATCAATGCCAGCAACATCGCCCATGTCTTGACCGAGGCGCTGCCGTATATCCAGCGCTTCAAGGGCAAGACCCTGGTCATCAAGTACGGCGGCAACGCCATGGTGGACGAGGCCCTGAAGAACGGCTTTGCGCGTGATGTGGTGCTGATGAAACTGGTCGGCATCAACCCGGTGATCGTGCACGGCGGCGGGCCGCAGATCGGGAAGGTGCTGGACCAGATCGGCAAGCAAAGTCAATTTGTGGACGGCCTGCGCGTCACCGACAGCGAGACCATGGACGTGGTGGAGATGGTGCTGGGCGGGCTGGTGAACAAGGACATCGTGAATCTCATCAATCGCCAGGGTGGCTCGGCGGTGGGCCTGTCCGGCAAGGACGGCGACCTGATCCGCGCCCGCAAGCTCACCCTGACGCGCAAGAGCCCCGAACTGGAGGCGCCGGAGATCATAGACATGGGCCACGTCGGCGAGGTGGCCAGCTTCGATACCGCGGTGATCCACACCCTGACCGGCGGCGATTTCATCCCGGTAATTGCCCCGGTGGGCGTGGGCGAGGACGGGCTATCCTACAACATCAACGCCGATCTGGTGGCGGGCAAGCTGGCCGAGGCCCTGCACGCCGAAAAACTGATGCTGCTGACCAACACACCGGGCGTGCTCGACAAGCAAGGCCACTTGTTGCCGCGCCTGAGCAGCGACGATGTCGCGGCGCTGATCGCCGACGGCACGATCTACGGCGGCATGTTGCCCAAGATCCGCTGCGCGCTGGACGCGGTAGCGGGTGGCGTGGGCGCGGCGCATATTCTCGATGGGCGCGTTGAGCACGCCGTGCTGCTGGAAATCTTTACCGACCAGGGCGTCGGCACGCTGATCAAATCTTGA
- a CDS encoding phosphomannomutase/phosphoglucomutase: protein MMVDIPENIFKAYDIRGIVGKTLTAGIVREIGRAIGSEAIARKQNTVAVGRDGRLSGPEFAQALSDGLRAAGVNVIDIGMVPTPVLYFATHHLETGSGVAITGSHNPPDYNGIKIMLGGKTLSGEAISALRTRIVEGELSSGAGEWQAVDVAPDYIARVTSDVRLARPLKIVVDCGNGVPGMLAPRVLRELGCEVSELFCEVDGHFPNHHPDPSQPENLEDLIRAVKAQRADLGLAFDGDGDRLGVVTAEGVIIWPDRQMMLYAKDVLSRNPGATVIYDVKCTRNLATVIAQHGGEPLMWKTGHSLIKAKMRETGALLAGEMSGHIFFKERWYGFDDGLYTAARLLEILSHDARAPSAVFAELPETVNTPELKLEMKEGEHFKLMERLQKSAHFPGAKLTTLDGVRADFTDGWGLARPSNTTPTVVIRFEAENKEALARIQKQFRDLILSLDPTLTLPF from the coding sequence ATGATGGTGGACATTCCAGAAAACATCTTCAAGGCCTACGACATCCGCGGCATCGTCGGAAAAACACTGACCGCCGGCATCGTGCGTGAGATCGGCCGCGCCATCGGCAGCGAGGCCATCGCGCGCAAGCAAAACACCGTGGCGGTGGGTCGCGACGGGCGTTTATCGGGTCCGGAGTTTGCGCAGGCGTTGAGTGACGGCCTCCGCGCCGCGGGTGTCAACGTGATAGATATCGGCATGGTGCCGACACCGGTGCTGTATTTCGCCACACACCATCTCGAAACCGGCTCCGGCGTGGCGATCACCGGCAGTCACAATCCGCCGGACTATAACGGCATCAAGATCATGCTGGGGGGCAAGACGCTCTCCGGCGAGGCCATCAGCGCGCTGCGCACTCGTATTGTCGAGGGGGAACTCTCCAGCGGCGCGGGCGAGTGGCAGGCGGTGGACGTGGCGCCGGATTACATCGCGCGCGTAACCTCCGATGTGCGCCTCGCGCGTCCCTTAAAAATAGTGGTGGATTGCGGCAACGGCGTGCCGGGCATGCTCGCGCCGCGCGTGCTGCGCGAGCTGGGCTGTGAAGTGAGCGAACTGTTTTGCGAGGTGGACGGGCATTTTCCCAATCACCACCCCGATCCCAGCCAACCGGAAAATCTGGAGGATCTGATCCGGGCGGTCAAGGCGCAGCGCGCCGATCTGGGACTCGCCTTCGACGGCGATGGGGATCGTCTGGGCGTAGTCACCGCCGAGGGTGTCATCATCTGGCCGGACCGGCAAATGATGCTGTACGCGAAAGACGTGCTGTCGCGCAACCCCGGCGCGACGGTCATTTATGACGTGAAGTGCACGCGCAACCTCGCCACGGTGATTGCACAGCACGGCGGTGAACCGTTGATGTGGAAGACCGGCCATTCGCTCATCAAGGCCAAGATGAGGGAGACCGGCGCACTGCTGGCAGGCGAGATGAGCGGCCATATCTTCTTCAAGGAGCGCTGGTATGGCTTTGACGACGGCTTGTACACGGCCGCGCGCTTGCTGGAGATTTTGTCTCACGATGCGCGCGCGCCCAGCGCGGTGTTTGCGGAACTGCCCGAGACGGTGAACACGCCGGAGTTGAAACTCGAAATGAAGGAAGGCGAGCATTTCAAGCTGATGGAGCGCCTGCAAAAGAGCGCGCACTTTCCGGGCGCCAAACTCACCACCCTAGACGGTGTACGCGCCGACTTTACGGACGGCTGGGGCCTGGCGCGTCCCTCCAACACCACCCCCACGGTGGTGATTCGCTTCGAAGCGGAAAACAAAGAGGCCCTGGCGCGCATTCAAAAACAATTTCGTGATTTAATATTGAGCCTGGACCCCACTCTCACCTTGCCGTTTTGA
- the dut gene encoding dUTP diphosphatase, whose translation MQKIQLKILDKRIGGEFPLPQYATEGSAGIDLRACLDGPLVIKPGETHLIPTGMAVHIADTSLAAVLLPRSGLGHKHGIVLGNLVGLIDSDYQGQLLVSCWNRGQEPFAIAVGERIAQMVIVPVVRADFEVVEEFNETRRGAGGFGHSGRQ comes from the coding sequence ATGCAAAAAATTCAGCTTAAGATTCTCGATAAGCGCATCGGCGGAGAATTCCCCTTGCCGCAGTATGCGACGGAGGGTTCGGCCGGTATAGATCTGCGCGCCTGTCTGGATGGTCCATTGGTCATCAAGCCGGGCGAGACTCATCTCATTCCGACCGGCATGGCGGTGCATATCGCGGACACTTCGCTGGCCGCCGTGTTATTGCCGCGCTCCGGCCTCGGTCATAAACATGGTATCGTGCTCGGCAATCTGGTGGGCCTGATAGACTCCGATTATCAAGGGCAGTTGTTGGTGTCGTGCTGGAATCGCGGCCAGGAACCGTTCGCCATCGCCGTGGGCGAACGCATCGCTCAAATGGTCATCGTGCCCGTGGTGCGCGCCGACTTCGAGGTGGTCGAGGAATTTAACGAGACACGGCGCGGTGCGGGCGGATTCGGACATTCCGGACGGCAGTGA
- the coaBC gene encoding bifunctional phosphopantothenoylcysteine decarboxylase/phosphopantothenate--cysteine ligase CoaBC, with the protein MSSLTNKRILLGVTGGIAAYKSAELVRRLRSAGAEVRVVMTQAAGEFITPLTLQALSGHPVQQHLLDPASEAGMGHITLARWADVVLIAPASADFMAKLAHGLADDLLSTLCLATAAPLALAPAMNQQMWLNPATQANKKILEERGARLFGPAEGAQACGEVGPGRMLEPARITELTAGIFTTGSLSGARVLVSAGPTREAIDPVRYISNRSSGKMGYALSAAACEAGARVTLISGPTALPAPERVERIDVVSAQEMHEAALTRALHSDIFIAAAAVADFHPAESVTQKMKKSQDKFALSLVRNPDILEDVAALTPAPFTVGFAAETENLELNAQAKRAAKKLDMIAANWVNQPGLGFDSDENELRLFWEGGGKLLTRAPKERLARELIYVIAERYHAKNSA; encoded by the coding sequence ATGTCATCTCTAACAAACAAACGCATCCTGTTAGGCGTCACGGGAGGCATCGCTGCGTACAAGAGCGCCGAGCTGGTGCGGCGCCTGCGCAGCGCGGGGGCGGAGGTGCGGGTGGTCATGACGCAGGCGGCCGGCGAATTCATCACCCCCCTCACCCTGCAAGCCTTGTCGGGCCATCCCGTACAACAGCATTTGCTCGATCCGGCCAGCGAGGCCGGCATGGGGCACATCACGCTGGCGCGCTGGGCGGACGTCGTATTGATCGCCCCCGCCAGCGCCGATTTCATGGCCAAGCTCGCCCACGGTTTAGCCGATGATTTACTGAGCACCCTGTGCCTTGCGACGGCCGCGCCGCTCGCACTGGCGCCCGCCATGAATCAGCAGATGTGGCTTAACCCCGCCACCCAGGCCAATAAAAAAATTCTGGAAGAGCGCGGCGCGCGTCTATTCGGCCCCGCGGAAGGCGCGCAGGCCTGCGGCGAAGTCGGACCCGGCAGGATGTTGGAGCCGGCGCGGATTACCGAATTGACGGCGGGGATCTTTACCACCGGCAGCCTCAGCGGCGCACGGGTATTGGTGAGCGCCGGCCCCACCCGCGAGGCGATAGATCCGGTGCGTTATATCAGCAACCGCAGTTCCGGCAAGATGGGTTATGCGCTGTCGGCGGCCGCCTGCGAGGCAGGAGCACGGGTCACGCTCATCAGCGGGCCGACGGCATTGCCCGCACCGGAGCGCGTGGAGCGCATTGATGTGGTCAGCGCCCAAGAGATGCACGAGGCGGCGCTCACGCGCGCACTGCACAGCGACATCTTCATTGCCGCCGCGGCGGTTGCAGATTTCCATCCTGCCGAGAGCGTTACGCAGAAAATGAAAAAGTCACAAGACAAATTCGCCCTTTCCCTGGTACGTAATCCGGACATCCTGGAAGATGTCGCGGCATTGACTCCGGCGCCCTTCACTGTGGGTTTCGCCGCCGAGACCGAGAATCTTGAACTGAATGCGCAAGCCAAGCGCGCCGCGAAAAAACTCGATATGATCGCCGCGAACTGGGTGAATCAACCCGGCCTCGGTTTCGACAGCGACGAAAATGAATTAAGGCTGTTTTGGGAAGGCGGCGGCAAACTGCTGACGCGCGCGCCCAAGGAGCGGCTGGCGCGCGAACTCATCTATGTCATCGCCGAGAGGTATCATGCAAAAAATTCAGCTTAA